TCCAGGGCGCGCTCTCCGGTCTCTTTCGCTTGGCCGTGCCAATGCTCAAGGATTGGTGGATGTTGCTGATGATTGTCGGCGCCATTGCCGAAACGGGTGCCGTGCGCGAGCAGCCAGAGGGCGACGAAATCGGCGTAACGCTCTTCCTCAAAGATGCGCGCCAGGTCGGCTTCGATATAGGCGGGTCGAGTGAGACTGGGGTTATCGCGCAGAATACGCAGGGTATGACCGTTGGCAACGATCCCCCAGAGTGCCTGGTTGGTGGCGTTGAGATATTCCTGAACCGTGGCGTGGGGCGAGCGGCGGCGGCCTTCGGGGCCGAAACGGGTGTCGCCCTTATCGAGTTCGATGGTATGCGGTAGCAGCAGGAGCGGTGTCGCGCCGAGCTTGTGGGTGAGCGGAAAATGGCGCTCGTCAATTTCCTCGCCGGAGATCGGAGTCCAGCGCTCAAAACCCAGCACGCGGGTAAACAGTGGCACCAGCCAATCCTTGAGGGCGACTTCCTCGGGATTCGCTCCCAATTTTCCGCGACGCATCTTGAAGTTGGCCCAGAGCGCGACGGAGATGCGCCAGTAGCGACCGATTTCGTCCTTGAGATTGAGTCCAGGCGGGATATCGTAATCTGTAGTGGACTGGTGGTCGGTCTTGAGTTCGAGTAACTTTTGGATGAACTCTGCGGGCAATAGGCTGCCTTCAATGCGCAGGGCGTCTAAGATGAGGTCAGGCTTTTTCATGAAATCGAATTATTTTGCTTCTTTAGTTGTTTTAGAAAGCACTATTTTTTTCAAAATTCGTACAATCGTCTCAGCCTCCAATTTTTCCACATATTCCCGTGAAGTTTCCAATCGCATGATTGGTTTATCTGAGTCAATGTTTTCTAGCTCGGCGCGAATAAATGTCCAGGTATCCGCAATGGTGTAGCAACCAAAAATTTCTTGGGGTTGACAGTTATCTTGCTCCCAATTCAAGCGGGCAGCAGCCAGCATTTGTGCATAGCATTGTGCTACCGGGCTTTGTGCGTCAATGCCACGCTTAGCTTCTATCACCACCAAATAGGGTGCGTCCATTCTACCGGCATAACTTTTTCCTAACACGCCATCTACAACTCCCTCTAAAAGAAATAGTTTATATTGGCAAGATAAAGAAAACTCCGACCAGGCCCGAATCATTTTTGTTTCCGACAGCATCAGCAAAGGATAAATTGCTCGCGCCCAAATGGTTGCCTCATTCAATAAGTGAACAGGTAAATCTTGGATGTGGCCGACAATTTGATTAATTAGCCAAATTTCTCTTTCGCTAAGGATAATTAACGCCGCATCATCCCATTGATAGTTTTCAGTATTTTGCTCGCTTAATTGAACGCACTGCTTGATGTCGGTAAATGAAACTTCTGAAAATTTTAAACGTTTAATCACTTTAATACCCTCTTAATAATTGATTAAAGCAACATTGGCACGGGCAGCAACACATATAACCCGATGACATCGACCGGTAGGCAAGGTGTGACCTCGTAGCGCAAGAAACGGGCTTCAGAGGCTTCGCGGACGCGACGATGGTCGGCAAGCAACTGGTTGGCGCGTTGTCGAGCCAGATTCGCCAATGCAGGTTGAACTGCCGGTAGTGTGTTGATAGCTTCGCTGATCTCGCGGTTGCGACGGATTGGGTCCAGGTTACGCGCTGGTTCCGAAGCCATCAGCGCGGTGGCATCCATATCGTCCAACCGCTCGGGGGAGGCGCCACCGCGCAATGCCACGACAATGGCTTCCTCGGCCAGTGCCACACGGTGATTGCCGCGGTGGGTAATAGAAAGCTGCGTGCGCATTCTGAGCAGGGCCACCACGGTACGCGTAGTGACATCGCGGGTGAAGATAGCCCCACAACGTGCCACCAGATCGGGATTTGTGCCATCCAGCGCGCGCTCGGCGAGATAGTCGGCAAAAGCCGTTACGAGCGGGTGACTGCGGTGAATATGGTGTGGATCAGCCGGGCTACGGAATTCAATCCGCAAGGTGTCACCGCTGATCCCAACTCCTTCGAGGCGTTCTCTGAGCACCAACGGCAAATGGCGCAACGGTAGCTTGAACCCTTCCTTGTGTGTCTCCAGCGATGCCTGTAGGCGTTCGGCGGCGCGGCGAACGAAGCGCTCGACATCGTCCTGACTTCCTAGTGCGGTGATGGATTTGTTCCACTCCGGGAGCACATCCTCGGGTTTCAAGCGACGCTGGGAGAAGATAGTCCGGCTTTGAGACGCCTTTTCACGAGCACTTTCCCAGTCTTTGCTGACGGTTTCCTCGATGTCGCCAAAATCGAATGCCTGCTGTGCTTGAACTCGATTGCTCCCACGTCGAAATAGAACGCCTTCCATAATAGCCTGCATGACCTTACCGGAATTATCCGGCATGGGTACGGAGACCCCCAGTTCCTTACGAATACGTTCCGCCTTGCGCAGGATAACTTGTAATACCGCTCCATCGACTGGATTGTTCTCGCCGTAAAGCAAAACGGTGCGCACAACCTTGGCGGTTTGCCCGAAACGATCTACGCGGCCTTCGCGTTGCTCGTGGCGGACAGGGTTCCACGACAGGTCGTAGTGCAATACCGCATCGAATACGCCTTGCAAATTGATCCCCTCGGAGAGGCAATCGGTCGCGATCAGGATGCGACGATCGAACTCTTTCAGACTGGCCACTTTTTCTTCACGCTCATCGGGAGCCAGTTCGCCGGTCACTACAGCAACCGTAAAATTATTGCGGCCAAACTTGGTATTGAGATATTCACCAACGTAGTGGGCAGTCGGGATGTATCGACAGAAAACGACCGGGTTGTGACCTGCCTTCACAATTGCGTCGATTTGGGTGAAGAGCATTTTCAGTTTGCCGTCTTTCTCCGGGCCACGCAGGGATTCGGCGCGGCGGACAAAGTTGGCCAGTATCGGCGCATCCGGGTGGGTTGTGCCTTCTTCAGCGACGAGCGCACCCGGCTGACGGTCATCGGTAGAGAGATCGCCATCCATGTCTCCATCGAAAACCGTATCCGCGCCGACCCGTTCCAACGCCTCCAATTGCATCTGTTCTTCGCCTTCGTTCAGGGTGCGAATGCGGGTGCGTAGCGCCGTGGCGGCGGCGGCAGGGCTGGAGCTGATACAACGTAACAGCGCCAAGGCCGCCCACCAGCTCATACGCTGCTTGAGCAGGGATTCACCGTCGGTTGATTCAACCAATCGTTGGGCATAATCGAGCACGTCATTAAAGAATTGTGCCCACTCGCCACCAAGTTTGTAGGGGGCCTCACGACTTAGGCGATCCGGAAAGACCGAGCTATCTTGCCACTCGGCAATATCCGCACGGCGACGTTGGACAAAGTGAAGAGATAACTTCTCGCGCAGTTTTTCGCGAGCAGTCCCGCTCTGTACGCCTAATTGTTTAAAGTCGGCATGGATGAGACCGAGCAGGTTGTAAAAGGCTTCCTCGTCGCCACTGTGAGGAGCGGCGGTCAGGAAAATCATGTGCCGTTCATGATTTTCGGCCAGGCCAGCCAGCGATCGATAACGCTGGTGGCGGGTACTGTTGCTGGATTGTACGCAGGTGTGGGCTTCATCGACGATGACCAATTCGGGGCAGGCACGGAGGAATTCGTCGCGGCGACGGTCCTGTTTGACGTAATCGAGGCTGACTACCGTGACTGGGTAGGTGTCAAACAGTGAGGTACCCGCCGGGAGACCACGCTCCAGTCGTAAGGCGGTGCCGGTAGTAACAATTTCAGCGGCAATATTGAATTTGTGTTGCAGCTCGGTCTGCCATTGGCGGCACAAATGCGGTGGGCAAAGCACAGTGAAACGAGTGACCTCGCCACGATCCAGCAGCTCACGCACAATCAGGCCAGCCTCGATGGTTTTGCCGACACCAACGTCATCGGCAATGAGCAGGCGCACGAACTCCATCTTGAGCGCCATAAGCAGAGGTACCAACTGGTAGGCACGCGGCGCGAAAGCGAGATTGCCGAAGCTACGGAAGGGACCCGCGCCAGAGCGAAAGGCAAGCCGCATGGCGTCGCGTAACAAAAGACCCGCCGCCTGGGTACCGGCATAAGCAGGATCGGGTGGCGGAAAGGTAGCGGATTCGATGGGCTGCCGTTCGAGTGGAACGTAAATCAGCGTCGCTTCGTCGTCCCCAGATCCGAGTGGTCGCAGATGAAGGATGTCGTTTTCGGACTCCGGCAGGACAATCCATTCGCGACCGCGAGCACGCACAAGGCTGCCCAGTGGGTAAGTCAGATTCATGCGTCTATTCCCTTACCGAAAACATCCGGATATTGTGCGAAAATGGTGGGCCAAGCCGTCTGCTCCTTGGGAAAGCGGATAACTTCATATCCCGCATCGCGCAAGGCTCGATTCTTGGCTTCGTCTATCTGGTGTTGATGATCATTATCGTGGTGCGGCCCATCGATAAAAATAAGCGCGGGGGAATCGCCGTTATAGCCGAAGTCCGGTCGCACCATAGTGACGTTACTCATTGAGAATTGTGCCTTGTCGGGTAGACGGTAGCCCAGTTTACGCACGGTGACGAGCCACGTCTTTTCGAGGGTGCTGCCGCAGAGTCGCTCAAGCTCCTCGTAATGCTCGTTGGCACCGCGGCCAGCGGTGCCACGCTTGGTGTCAGCGCGGGTGAAACGACACAACAGATCGAGCACGGTTGGGTTCTTACGCTGGATGAGCTTGTGATCCATCTGGTTGCCATAAGACAGCAGACATCGGTAGCAACCAGCTTCACAGGTATCATCGGTATCTTGCAACTGATCGGCGTGCCACTCCGTGCCCAGTGTTTGGTAGTGAGCCACACGGAGGGCACGTTCGGCGACGCGCCGCAGTGCGCTGGAATCATTGGCGATACGGGTTAGCACGCCAGCCCCTCCCTCGGCCGACTCATAAAGCAGAATGGCATTGCGCTGATCACGCTTCGGTAACGGCTCGACGGCCAGCTCCGATTCTTCCAATTGAAATTCGGCTTCGATACCGCGTTTAAGCAGGTATTGCAGAGTAACCATGGAGTCTTCTTCGAGCATCTGACCGGGATGGAAAACCAGGACATTACGGCGATCCTCGACGAAGGGCACAATGCGCTGCACCTGTTGACCCGATTCACCGCTGTCGTCATCTTCCGGCGCTTGGGCGTCCTTAGACCAGATACCGGTGTTGGGATCAATGTTGAAGCCGTAGATCGATTTTTCCTTGCGTCGCCGCCAACCCAAATTCATGCGCCAGACGGTTGCCGCTGGGCCGTAATGTACGGTGGCAAGGATATCTCCGGCCCATTCAAACTGGGTTTTAATTACTTGGAGAACGCCATTTTCTTCAGTGTATTGCAGCGTGGTGAGCATTTCGTAGCCCTGGCGCACGCGCTCTTCTTCGTCAGAGGTAATGCGGTTGGCGCGGCGGGTGCTGACGTTCTCGATACGGTAGAGATTGGGAAGCATTAGGCCACCGTCCAGAAGCGTGTTGCAAGCGGCGCATTTTTCGAGCTGCAATTGTTCCCCAAAATGACCATAGCCACAGGCAGGACACATACGAGCCACCCGAACGGGCAGTCTTGGGCCACCCGCATCGATTCCCGTTTGCTCGCGCACACCGAGAATAACTTTGCGCACCCGGTACTGATTGCTTTCATGGTAGATGATGCTGCGCGGGCCGAATTCAGAGAGGCCGAGGAAGCGCGGACGGGTGAGGAAGGTATCCTTGCCAATTTTGTCTTTGCGCGCCGGCATAAAGGCCATTAGCGGCAGGCGCGGGAAATTGTAGCCGGGGAGAAAGCCTTGACTGGCAAGATATCGATAAGTGTTGAAGTCCGAATTTGTCGTGGCGGAGGTCTGCAATAACAAGTCTTGCTGGGTCTTGGCTTCGTAGTAACGCTGGTCTGCCTCACGGCGATCCTGCTGGGTGGCTGCCGCATTCATGCGCACGGCGTGGGCGGCCTCCATCTGCTGTGTCGTGGCTTTGTAGAGAGTACGCCAACGATTAATGGCAAGGTCGAATTGACGGAAGGCTTGCTTGATCATGCGCTCGGCCCAGCCAGCGGAATACCAGTGGGCGTGTTCCGGCGTCAATTCTTCACGCAACATGCCCAACACACTGGCAAATACCTTGTCGGCGCGCTCACGCGGCGCAGCCGCATCCATGCTCATTGCAAGATCGTCACGTAGCGGCAGGGCCACGTCCTCCATGTTAAGCAATTCACTGACGGACCCCGAAAGTTTTTGGCGGCTCTCGCCTAGCCAGACGGAGTGCAGGTGGCTACGGATCAGTTCCTCGTTGGCAAGGTCAAGTAGTGGCGGTGTGACACTACCGGCCACCATGCGCACAGGGTCGGCAAAGTAATACTGGTCATGCGGACTCTTGGCGGCACAATAGGTAAAAACCAGTGCGGGCTGACCACTGCGACCAGCGCGACCACTACGCTGGGCGTAATTCGCGGGCGTTGGTGGCGTATTGCGCATGTAAACGGTATTCAGGTCGGCAATGTCAACGCCCAATTCCATCGTTGGCGAGCAAAACAGGATGGGCAGTTCGGCGGACCGGAAGCGTTGTTCGCGTTCCTCGCGGTCGATGGCGTCTACTTGCGCCGTGTGCTCTCTTGCCTCCAGCGACTGAAAGAGCCGGTTATTTTGCCGCAGTCCTTTTGCAACGTTGAGATATAGGTCGCGGAAGAATTCGTTATTGCTCTTGCGTAGCGAGCCAGAGTGCGGTGCATGATCGTCGGGATTACCGAGCCGCCATACCAACGCGGCGGCGGTAATCTGGTAGGCGGTGCGACCGGCGGGGGCGTTGAGTGGTTGAATCAATCCCCCTTGAGTACCGGCCAAAAGGAGTGACTGAACGATGTTGTCGAAGAATTCGTCATTGAACCTATCTGGCCAGCGATGCTGGGCATTGTCACCCCAGAAACTCGGTTTGCGGATTTCACGCGAGAAGCGTGAACGGAAAGAGAGATAGGCCGCACGATTATCCTGTTGGTTGAGTTGCGTGGGCCTGGATCCGAGGATCAGGTAGCGCGCTGGTTGCAGGTGCTCACCATCATTGAGTGCCCACGGTTCGCGCAGGTGGCTGTAACTGGCCTGACCAATTTGTTCTTGTTGGTCGGGATCCAGGTAGCGCGCCTTGAGGCAAAGCTCCCGACGCATGAGGTCGAGTAGGTGACGGGTGATCTGTTCGCGGATAGCAGGAGAAGATTGCGCCAGAAGCAGCGGCGCGGTATT
This Gammaproteobacteria bacterium DNA region includes the following protein-coding sequences:
- a CDS encoding conserved hypothetical protein (Evidence 4 : Unknown function but conserved in other organisms), whose amino-acid sequence is MIKRLKFSEVSFTDIKQCVQLSEQNTENYQWDDAALIILSEREIWLINQIVGHIQDLPVHLLNEATIWARAIYPLLMLSETKMIRAWSEFSLSCQYKLFLLEGVVDGVLGKSYAGRMDAPYLVVIEAKRGIDAQSPVAQCYAQMLAAARLNWEQDNCQPQEIFGCYTIADTWTFIRAELENIDSDKPIMRLETSREYVEKLEAETIVRILKKIVLSKTTKEAK
- a CDS encoding Helicase domain protein, which gives rise to MNLTYPLGSLVRARGREWIVLPESENDILHLRPLGSGDDEATLIYVPLERQPIESATFPPPDPAYAGTQAAGLLLRDAMRLAFRSGAGPFRSFGNLAFAPRAYQLVPLLMALKMEFVRLLIADDVGVGKTIEAGLIVRELLDRGEVTRFTVLCPPHLCRQWQTELQHKFNIAAEIVTTGTALRLERGLPAGTSLFDTYPVTVVSLDYVKQDRRRDEFLRACPELVIVDEAHTCVQSSNSTRHQRYRSLAGLAENHERHMIFLTAAPHSGDEEAFYNLLGLIHADFKQLGVQSGTAREKLREKLSLHFVQRRRADIAEWQDSSVFPDRLSREAPYKLGGEWAQFFNDVLDYAQRLVESTDGESLLKQRMSWWAALALLRCISSSPAAAATALRTRIRTLNEGEEQMQLEALERVGADTVFDGDMDGDLSTDDRQPGALVAEEGTTHPDAPILANFVRRAESLRGPEKDGKLKMLFTQIDAIVKAGHNPVVFCRYIPTAHYVGEYLNTKFGRNNFTVAVVTGELAPDEREEKVASLKEFDRRILIATDCLSEGINLQGVFDAVLHYDLSWNPVRHEQREGRVDRFGQTAKVVRTVLLYGENNPVDGAVLQVILRKAERIRKELGVSVPMPDNSGKVMQAIMEGVLFRRGSNRVQAQQAFDFGDIEETVSKDWESAREKASQSRTIFSQRRLKPEDVLPEWNKSITALGSQDDVERFVRRAAERLQASLETHKEGFKLPLRHLPLVLRERLEGVGISGDTLRIEFRSPADPHHIHRSHPLVTAFADYLAERALDGTNPDLVARCGAIFTRDVTTRTVVALLRMRTQLSITHRGNHRVALAEEAIVVALRGGASPERLDDMDATALMASEPARNLDPIRRNREISEAINTLPAVQPALANLARQRANQLLADHRRVREASEARFLRYEVTPCLPVDVIGLYVLLPVPMLL
- a CDS encoding DEAD/DEAH box helicase domain-containing protein, with amino-acid sequence MDVFQFRERLIGDYESFTRSFTKPQVADIQTYLQGQYDAGVFWPAPLIQLNPSFVSGGSVEQLVEDQLLHKECARIFRAGKTADDFGVTLRLHKHQEEAIRTAQRNESYVLTTGTGSGKSLAYFIPIVNHVLHARDAGDTRPCVRAIVIYPMNALANSQREELTRFLSFGHPAGAVPVTFARYTGQEKSEERERIAQNPPDIILTNFMMLELMMTRQDEVDRAIVRAAQGLKFLVLDELHTYRGRQGADVALLVRRVRATLNPNLQCVGTSATMATDGTPEERNAVVADVATKLFGATVPTANVITETLQRVTLGDSAPNGAMLRSALNEAIPVEESYEALRRHPLAVWVELNLGLRQEAGKWVRARPRTLQDAASELANTTGIDQTICLEQLKHFLLLAYHTKRESHDERSRLFAFRLHQFISGAGDLFATLEPEGTRYLDVKGQQFQPGHTDKRLFNAVFCRECGQEYFPVWAEGPQRGFERFEPRELGDRNREDQESDDGMKFGLLMPDPKGIYDNTNLERYPEEWIDFTRVEPRLRPNYRRYQPIPVRVDPAGEVASDGISAFFIPGSFRYCLNCGISHDATIRSDNSKLSSLSSEGRSSATTVLTLSAMRYLLENAADLSPKAKKLLGFTDNRQDASLQAGHFNDFIQILLLRGALLAAVEKLGRITDEILAQSVAEVLALAKPEFMANPDARFLAEDQARRALRDVLGYRLYFDLRRGWRVTNPNLEQLGLLQIDYQSLPEICAEQSLWNTAPLLLAQSSPAIREQITRHLLDLMRRELCLKARYLDPDQQEQIGQASYSHLREPWALNDGEHLQPARYLILGSRPTQLNQQDNRAAYLSFRSRFSREIRKPSFWGDNAQHRWPDRFNDEFFDNIVQSLLLAGTQGGLIQPLNAPAGRTAYQITAAALVWRLGNPDDHAPHSGSLRKSNNEFFRDLYLNVAKGLRQNNRLFQSLEAREHTAQVDAIDREEREQRFRSAELPILFCSPTMELGVDIADLNTVYMRNTPPTPANYAQRSGRAGRSGQPALVFTYCAAKSPHDQYYFADPVRMVAGSVTPPLLDLANEELIRSHLHSVWLGESRQKLSGSVSELLNMEDVALPLRDDLAMSMDAAAPRERADKVFASVLGMLREELTPEHAHWYSAGWAERMIKQAFRQFDLAINRWRTLYKATTQQMEAAHAVRMNAAATQQDRREADQRYYEAKTQQDLLLQTSATTNSDFNTYRYLASQGFLPGYNFPRLPLMAFMPARKDKIGKDTFLTRPRFLGLSEFGPRSIIYHESNQYRVRKVILGVREQTGIDAGGPRLPVRVARMCPACGYGHFGEQLQLEKCAACNTLLDGGLMLPNLYRIENVSTRRANRITSDEEERVRQGYEMLTTLQYTEENGVLQVIKTQFEWAGDILATVHYGPAATVWRMNLGWRRRKEKSIYGFNIDPNTGIWSKDAQAPEDDDSGESGQQVQRIVPFVEDRRNVLVFHPGQMLEEDSMVTLQYLLKRGIEAEFQLEESELAVEPLPKRDQRNAILLYESAEGGAGVLTRIANDSSALRRVAERALRVAHYQTLGTEWHADQLQDTDDTCEAGCYRCLLSYGNQMDHKLIQRKNPTVLDLLCRFTRADTKRGTAGRGANEHYEELERLCGSTLEKTWLVTVRKLGYRLPDKAQFSMSNVTMVRPDFGYNGDSPALIFIDGPHHDNDHQHQIDEAKNRALRDAGYEVIRFPKEQTAWPTIFAQYPDVFGKGIDA